Proteins encoded together in one Pseudoalteromonas xiamenensis window:
- a CDS encoding DUF2919 domain-containing protein yields the protein MKQYGPEYWDKYGVYRAPIAFNLSLLVLLRPFLIWVLVAVSRQPELDLMSIFYHSKHDFFVAMGIASGALISAAVYSFRRPSSSPKIATLWRFMRYPMLFTACLDLGWLLWKAQLSYYQFSGFIAVQLVMVAWVILYLLKSQYLACFFNDWPEHEPPKKS from the coding sequence ATTAAGCAGTACGGGCCAGAATATTGGGATAAATACGGGGTTTATAGAGCGCCAATTGCGTTTAACCTCAGTTTACTTGTGCTGCTTCGCCCTTTCCTAATTTGGGTGTTAGTTGCGGTTTCTCGCCAGCCTGAGCTCGATTTGATGTCTATTTTTTATCATAGCAAACATGACTTTTTTGTTGCCATGGGCATTGCGAGTGGCGCGTTGATTTCAGCGGCAGTGTATTCGTTCCGAAGACCGAGTAGTTCACCGAAAATTGCGACGTTATGGCGATTTATGCGCTACCCTATGTTATTCACCGCCTGTTTAGATTTAGGTTGGTTACTTTGGAAAGCACAGCTTTCCTACTATCAATTTTCTGGCTTTATCGCAGTACAGTTGGTTATGGTTGCGTGGGTGATTTTATATCTGTTGAAGAGCCAGTATTTGGCCTGTTTTTTTAATGATTGGCCAGAACATGAGCCACCGAAAAAGAGTTAA
- the msrB gene encoding peptide-methionine (R)-S-oxide reductase MsrB: MLTWNSILLFIKHGNPEPPRKVVKTQDEWQRELEPDVFYITRKKGTERPFSSQSCSIFTPGQYQCACCGELLFDASEKFDSRSGWPSFTQPIKPERVAYIGDDSHGMQRVEIVCNVCDGHLGHVFPDGPEPSGLRYCVNALSLVKVE; encoded by the coding sequence ATGCTGACGTGGAATTCGATTTTACTTTTTATTAAGCATGGTAATCCTGAGCCGCCAAGAAAAGTAGTTAAGACACAAGACGAATGGCAACGAGAACTCGAGCCGGATGTATTTTACATCACGCGGAAAAAGGGGACTGAACGTCCATTTAGTTCTCAAAGCTGCTCTATCTTCACACCCGGTCAGTATCAATGTGCGTGTTGTGGTGAACTCTTGTTTGACGCGTCTGAAAAATTTGACAGCCGCTCAGGATGGCCGTCGTTTACTCAACCAATCAAACCAGAAAGGGTGGCGTACATTGGTGATGACTCGCATGGCATGCAGCGTGTTGAAATTGTATGTAATGTTTGCGATGGCCATCTTGGGCACGTATTTCCTGATGGGCCTGAGCCCAGTGGACTGCGGTATTGTGTTAACGCACTCTCATTAGTCAAAGTGGAATGA
- a CDS encoding response regulator yields the protein MALVNLTSSKILIVEEQPLALNYIKHSLERLDYQNVRFAESAPIAKEICQVETFDLIICSFDLSKKQDGYQLYEELKAKRLVRNITGFIFVSAETSGALVHSVLELQPDDFLVKPFTINELKARIERVLKRKRALKKVLTLIDDGNDSKALKFINSELDKNDQAHTPLLLRLKGDALIRLKQYEEAKQFFKSALELQKFTWAKIGLIEALIANNEHVLAHRMLKTLLEKSETRLVALDLLGQLEIRLNQFEQAQEFLSQASEIAPRNISRQKSLSRVAQINHDYERSYIAHKDIATYAKNSIHDSPEVYLNVVRAGIDFALSTDQSEQITRITRQTQQYLQDLKHQFPHADNQAQIDVLNARLHYLRDENQKAKRLMEQLEDEKFIRSIDGALDKAKALHELGFHHKAQALFNQIIDHCEKHNKDDDDVMLHYIHQQQSERKDITMGPRELNNHAVNQFNRGQIEVALEAFSQAFRIMPKNASIALNLLQCLLDSSSRKGQTFNSNLAGRCVKTLKEAKLEPEQESRFELIMEKLKEMGLSLN from the coding sequence ATGGCGTTAGTAAACCTGACTAGTTCGAAAATTTTAATTGTCGAGGAACAGCCTCTTGCTCTTAATTACATTAAGCATTCCTTGGAGCGATTGGATTACCAAAATGTTCGCTTTGCGGAAAGTGCCCCAATCGCCAAAGAAATATGTCAGGTTGAAACCTTTGATCTCATTATTTGCTCCTTCGACCTAAGTAAAAAACAAGACGGCTATCAGCTCTACGAAGAACTAAAAGCAAAACGGTTAGTTCGCAATATCACTGGTTTTATCTTTGTTTCTGCAGAAACCAGTGGCGCGCTTGTTCACAGTGTATTGGAATTACAACCAGATGACTTTTTGGTAAAACCCTTCACCATCAATGAACTAAAAGCACGTATTGAACGAGTGTTAAAGCGCAAACGTGCACTTAAGAAAGTGCTCACACTCATCGACGATGGCAACGACTCCAAAGCGCTTAAATTCATCAATTCAGAACTAGATAAAAACGATCAAGCCCACACTCCCCTCTTGCTTCGTTTAAAAGGGGATGCGCTTATTCGCTTAAAACAGTACGAAGAAGCAAAGCAATTTTTCAAATCCGCCTTAGAACTACAAAAATTTACATGGGCGAAAATAGGTCTTATTGAAGCATTAATTGCCAATAATGAGCATGTACTTGCGCATCGTATGCTTAAAACGCTACTCGAAAAAAGTGAGACTCGGCTGGTCGCGTTAGACTTACTTGGACAACTCGAAATCCGATTAAATCAATTTGAACAAGCACAAGAGTTTTTGAGTCAAGCATCTGAAATAGCACCTCGCAATATCTCTAGGCAAAAGTCTCTAAGCCGAGTTGCTCAAATAAACCATGACTATGAGCGCAGTTACATTGCACATAAAGATATTGCTACCTACGCCAAAAACTCGATACATGACAGTCCAGAGGTTTATCTCAATGTGGTTCGGGCTGGTATTGATTTCGCGCTGAGCACAGATCAAAGTGAGCAAATCACTCGGATCACTCGGCAAACGCAACAATATCTACAAGATTTAAAGCACCAGTTCCCCCATGCTGACAATCAAGCACAAATTGATGTGTTAAATGCTCGGTTACATTATCTTCGTGATGAAAACCAAAAAGCAAAACGCTTGATGGAACAATTGGAAGATGAAAAGTTTATTCGCTCTATCGACGGAGCCCTTGATAAAGCAAAAGCCTTGCATGAACTGGGGTTTCATCACAAAGCACAAGCTCTTTTTAATCAAATTATTGATCACTGCGAAAAGCATAATAAAGATGACGATGACGTCATGCTTCACTACATACATCAGCAACAGTCTGAGCGTAAAGACATTACCATGGGTCCTCGTGAACTCAATAACCACGCGGTTAATCAATTTAATCGAGGCCAAATTGAAGTCGCATTGGAAGCATTTTCTCAAGCATTCCGTATCATGCCAAAGAATGCCAGCATCGCGTTGAACCTATTGCAATGTTTGCTTGATAGCAGCAGTCGAAAGGGTCAAACGTTCAACTCCAACTTAGCTGGACGCTGCGTTAAAACGTTGAAAGAAGCAAAGTTAGAACCCGAACAAGAGTCGCGCTTTGAACTCATCATGGAAAAACTTAAAGAGATGGGACTTTCGCTAAATTAA
- a CDS encoding L-lactate permease, which produces MSLIQLITTLTPVLSVFILLVLCRLPAKHAMPLSLAATALGAFFVWQVPALHMLAATLEGVILALTILWIVFGAVLLLKVLQQTGATTTIKHGFGQISPDKRVQLIIVAWLFGSFLEGAAGFGTPAAIAAPLMVALGFPPLGAVVLALIADSSAVSFGAVGTPAIVGIGQGIVGITSAQVAQIALTAISIDIFVAALLPLMMVLIYCRFFSESGQWRDGLAIAPFALAGAFAFTLPAYCVAWLFGPEFPSILGGLIGLSIICPLAKKGVLLPPSTRCHLDSNDFQQVQDQAASLSLLSAWAPYLVVALLLVLTRLPELPFKAWLQSIEFSWQSMLGTTISVRVMPLYLPGSLFIIAAAIAVWLQKGTSSQFSTALKNSATMLLPSLVSLCAAVPMVRLFLQSDYNGAGLPAIPIALANWVGAHLSDVWIIIAPLVGALGAFIAGSATFSNLMFASFQHSLATDALLDPSLVLALQMLGANAGNMIAVVNVVAAASVVGLHGREGEIIRYTLLPMLYYCLCASTVAWLLFV; this is translated from the coding sequence ATGTCTCTGATCCAACTTATCACTACGTTAACCCCTGTCTTGAGTGTGTTTATTTTGTTGGTTCTGTGTCGACTGCCAGCAAAGCATGCAATGCCGCTTAGTTTGGCAGCAACCGCGCTTGGTGCTTTTTTTGTATGGCAAGTGCCCGCGCTTCACATGCTCGCCGCGACTTTGGAAGGGGTGATTTTGGCCCTGACCATTTTATGGATTGTATTTGGCGCGGTGTTACTTTTAAAAGTCTTGCAGCAAACTGGGGCAACCACCACGATCAAACACGGATTTGGGCAAATAAGTCCTGATAAACGGGTGCAGCTGATCATTGTCGCTTGGTTATTTGGCAGTTTTTTAGAGGGCGCTGCGGGTTTTGGTACGCCAGCGGCCATTGCAGCACCACTTATGGTTGCGCTTGGCTTCCCGCCTCTTGGCGCTGTTGTACTGGCGCTAATTGCAGACTCTAGTGCCGTATCCTTTGGCGCGGTGGGTACGCCCGCGATTGTCGGGATTGGCCAAGGTATTGTAGGGATAACGAGCGCGCAAGTGGCACAGATTGCGCTTACTGCAATTAGCATCGATATTTTCGTTGCAGCATTGCTACCGTTGATGATGGTTTTAATTTATTGCCGCTTTTTTAGTGAGTCTGGTCAATGGCGTGATGGCCTTGCTATTGCACCTTTTGCTTTGGCTGGCGCCTTTGCATTTACATTACCAGCTTATTGCGTAGCCTGGTTGTTTGGCCCAGAGTTTCCGTCGATTTTAGGCGGGTTAATTGGTTTGAGTATTATCTGCCCGCTTGCCAAAAAAGGCGTATTACTTCCCCCCTCAACCCGTTGTCATTTAGATTCAAACGATTTTCAGCAGGTTCAAGACCAAGCCGCGTCATTGAGTTTGCTAAGTGCTTGGGCGCCGTATTTGGTGGTAGCGTTATTATTAGTGCTTACTCGACTGCCCGAATTGCCATTTAAAGCCTGGTTGCAGAGTATCGAGTTTAGTTGGCAATCGATGTTGGGCACCACGATTTCTGTGCGTGTTATGCCTTTATATTTGCCTGGTAGTTTGTTTATTATCGCCGCAGCGATTGCTGTCTGGTTACAAAAAGGCACGTCAAGCCAATTTTCTACGGCACTCAAAAACAGTGCAACCATGTTACTTCCTTCACTCGTGTCGTTATGTGCAGCTGTGCCAATGGTACGTTTGTTTTTGCAATCCGATTATAATGGCGCAGGCCTACCTGCAATACCCATTGCCTTGGCAAATTGGGTTGGCGCTCATTTAAGCGATGTTTGGATTATCATTGCACCGCTTGTGGGCGCTTTAGGGGCGTTTATTGCAGGCTCAGCGACATTTTCGAATTTGATGTTTGCTAGCTTTCAACATTCGCTAGCCACTGATGCCCTTCTCGATCCTAGCTTAGTCTTAGCACTGCAAATGTTAGGCGCTAACGCGGGTAATATGATTGCCGTGGTCAATGTTGTCGCTGCGGCGAGTGTGGTGGGGTTACATGGCCGAGAAGGCGAAATCATCCGCTACACGTTATTGCCAATGCTTTATTATTGCTTGTGTGCTAGCACAGTGGCTTGGTTGCTATTTGTTTAA
- a CDS encoding S41 family peptidase, which yields MSPVSAFAQSAWPVLVETDIKHIYSTARDNHPGFIDDENSYFKQWLEIGYVQAIEAAKSAQSLDDALTITQRYIAGFADGHFGFGAQYQPRYLTWTGLNIELFGDDYRVSFVDEKHSEHMPSALAKLISCDGVPVQTIMDNDLLPYRFNAPNLRFPKVRFASKLLLNDGIGKQTQFSACQFEHQGKVETIPLSWQPISQNRYNQLTQNQTPPKQFAFEMVAPKQYWASFPSFSPNDKQLSTLRTTIQELAEVSSAAERIIIDVRGNGGGNSEWGVEIAKALYGESFIESHLQQNPDNSYALWRVSSANTEYLKQILPQLEIEFGKDSAMYADFSTLAEDMSDALQKNQRFVKQGSSTPQNQTISPSLVNTKTQAHIVFLTDSRCSSACLDFADLLLKLPNVKHVGQETGADTVYMDVRVVELPSRLGMYSLAQKVYRGRPRQHNESYVPTYNFSGDIEDTKQLKTWINSLVF from the coding sequence ATGAGCCCCGTATCTGCTTTTGCTCAAAGTGCTTGGCCTGTGCTTGTCGAAACTGACATTAAACATATTTACTCAACCGCCAGAGACAACCACCCAGGGTTCATTGATGATGAAAATAGTTATTTTAAACAGTGGTTAGAAATAGGCTATGTACAAGCAATAGAAGCAGCAAAGTCGGCTCAATCACTGGATGATGCCCTTACTATCACGCAACGTTACATTGCGGGTTTTGCAGATGGCCACTTTGGATTTGGTGCCCAATATCAACCTAGGTATTTAACTTGGACAGGACTAAATATTGAACTTTTTGGCGATGATTATCGTGTCTCTTTTGTCGATGAAAAGCACTCTGAGCACATGCCTAGCGCATTAGCAAAACTCATTTCCTGTGATGGTGTACCAGTACAAACAATCATGGACAATGATCTGCTCCCTTATCGGTTTAACGCGCCAAATTTGCGTTTTCCCAAAGTGAGATTTGCGTCAAAACTACTTTTGAATGATGGTATCGGAAAACAAACTCAATTTAGTGCATGTCAATTTGAGCATCAGGGCAAAGTAGAAACAATCCCGTTATCTTGGCAACCAATTTCACAAAATCGATATAATCAGCTAACCCAAAACCAAACACCGCCCAAACAGTTTGCATTCGAAATGGTAGCCCCCAAGCAGTATTGGGCATCTTTTCCTTCTTTCTCTCCCAATGATAAACAACTATCCACACTTAGAACAACAATCCAAGAACTTGCCGAAGTAAGCAGCGCAGCTGAGCGCATCATTATAGACGTTAGAGGTAATGGTGGAGGCAACTCAGAGTGGGGAGTAGAAATTGCAAAAGCGCTGTATGGTGAGTCATTTATAGAATCGCATCTTCAACAAAATCCAGATAATAGCTACGCACTTTGGCGAGTTAGCTCAGCCAATACCGAGTATTTAAAACAAATATTACCTCAACTAGAAATAGAGTTTGGTAAAGATAGTGCAATGTACGCGGATTTCTCGACGCTCGCAGAAGATATGTCTGACGCGTTGCAAAAAAACCAGCGATTTGTAAAACAAGGAAGCAGTACACCTCAAAATCAGACAATATCCCCTTCTTTAGTCAACACTAAGACTCAAGCACATATTGTATTTTTAACTGACAGCCGCTGTAGCAGCGCCTGTTTGGATTTTGCAGATTTACTACTCAAACTACCAAATGTGAAGCACGTTGGCCAAGAAACAGGCGCCGACACCGTGTATATGGATGTGAGAGTCGTTGAGTTACCAAGCCGTCTTGGTATGTATTCTTTAGCTCAAAAAGTCTATCGAGGTCGACCACGCCAGCACAACGAGAGTTATGTTCCAACCTACAATTTTAGTGGTGATATCGAAGACACTAAACAACTCAAAACATGGATCAATTCGTTAGTGTTTTAA
- a CDS encoding nuclear transport factor 2 family protein, with the protein MSLKNGLLALLLMSNFAFAHELTAKVDEYFAAQMAVEHKDSKRSDVTHLLSLLTENATFEHPRFNAVQSKSEYEKGLQFYLGKYGKCDIHVESVIEGLNAVVAEYMHACNV; encoded by the coding sequence ATGAGTTTAAAAAATGGACTGTTGGCTTTGCTATTAATGTCTAATTTCGCATTCGCGCATGAGTTAACAGCCAAAGTAGATGAATATTTTGCCGCGCAAATGGCAGTAGAACACAAAGATTCGAAACGCAGTGATGTGACCCATCTATTGTCACTTTTAACTGAAAACGCGACGTTTGAGCATCCACGTTTTAATGCAGTGCAAAGTAAAAGCGAGTATGAAAAAGGATTGCAGTTTTACCTCGGTAAATACGGCAAGTGTGATATTCACGTTGAATCTGTTATCGAAGGGTTGAATGCAGTCGTTGCCGAATATATGCACGCTTGTAATGTGTAG
- a CDS encoding fibrinogen-like YCDxxxxGGGW domain-containing protein — translation MKRIHVAIITLLISSTTYAATTNLAGTQQIQLDNILDGQIIDPAQLNYDFSGNQVLFTAIESASVLAGSISRDEQLIQFQVNNATTGDLRYFSGLFNGTSYIGTWFSNTGAKGDWKLTPEGNAEFYTCREILVAGESIGDGIYQLMGDEQQPYSAYCDMTRDGGGWTLVGTFPKNVAGGTAKTLNDYSSTLELTATNPMTLSMYKGSLEHFFDVKESVSCSTDNCDDGRSVYGIGFSTYDLQKVRTAWAYQEKIAAMPSRSDKPTCQKVYGDPNSQYQGCTQPQYVNYPNTDTLVGWQNDINGDYCWVARGTYASGSLGSARCIGGQEPNGTKWALLWMR, via the coding sequence ATGAAAAGAATACACGTCGCTATAATCACATTGCTGATTTCTAGCACGACTTACGCAGCCACAACGAATCTAGCAGGTACCCAACAAATCCAACTCGATAACATTTTGGACGGACAAATTATCGACCCTGCTCAATTAAATTATGATTTCAGTGGCAATCAAGTTTTATTTACAGCGATTGAAAGCGCAAGTGTGTTGGCTGGCAGCATTAGTAGGGATGAACAACTGATCCAGTTCCAAGTTAACAATGCCACCACTGGCGACCTGAGGTATTTTTCTGGCTTGTTTAATGGCACATCTTATATCGGCACTTGGTTTTCCAATACTGGAGCCAAAGGAGATTGGAAACTTACGCCAGAAGGTAATGCTGAATTTTATACCTGTCGAGAGATTTTAGTTGCAGGCGAAAGTATTGGCGATGGCATTTATCAGTTGATGGGCGATGAACAACAGCCTTATTCAGCTTACTGTGACATGACCAGAGATGGCGGTGGTTGGACTCTCGTTGGTACATTTCCTAAGAATGTCGCTGGTGGAACGGCTAAAACACTTAATGACTATTCTTCTACATTGGAATTAACAGCCACAAACCCTATGACTTTATCAATGTACAAAGGCAGTTTGGAACACTTCTTCGATGTTAAGGAAAGTGTATCCTGTTCAACGGACAACTGTGATGACGGCAGATCGGTATATGGAATTGGCTTCTCGACTTATGATTTACAAAAAGTTAGAACTGCTTGGGCATATCAAGAGAAAATCGCAGCAATGCCAAGCCGTTCAGACAAACCCACCTGCCAAAAAGTGTATGGTGATCCAAACTCACAATATCAAGGCTGTACTCAGCCACAATATGTTAACTATCCAAATACAGACACTTTAGTCGGCTGGCAGAATGATATTAACGGCGATTATTGCTGGGTAGCACGTGGTACCTATGCGTCCGGTTCTCTCGGTTCCGCTCGTTGTATTGGTGGCCAAGAGCCAAACGGCACCAAGTGGGCATTGCTTTGGATGCGTTAG
- a CDS encoding VOC family protein yields MKMNHVGIMVGDMVKAVEFYTHVLGLRIVMNNTKVVEERETAIGRMCIAVFGEGFEGFNIAHLVTTDGIGVELFEMKNRDEHHDLNFARLGIFHFCLQSDDFETVMRKTAEFGGKVRMDVMRYHPEDESKPAKMVYLEDPFGNLFELYSHSYEETYASEYE; encoded by the coding sequence ATGAAAATGAATCACGTCGGGATTATGGTCGGAGATATGGTAAAAGCAGTCGAATTTTACACTCACGTTCTCGGGCTTCGAATTGTAATGAACAACACCAAAGTTGTAGAAGAGCGAGAAACGGCAATTGGCCGCATGTGTATTGCTGTATTTGGTGAAGGGTTTGAAGGCTTCAACATTGCTCACCTAGTCACGACAGATGGTATTGGCGTGGAACTGTTTGAGATGAAAAACAGAGATGAACATCATGATCTAAATTTTGCACGCTTGGGCATCTTCCATTTTTGTTTACAATCGGATGATTTCGAGACTGTTATGCGTAAAACAGCAGAATTCGGCGGAAAAGTCAGAATGGATGTCATGCGCTATCACCCTGAAGACGAAAGCAAACCAGCTAAAATGGTGTATTTAGAAGACCCGTTTGGTAATTTGTTCGAACTTTACTCTCATAGTTACGAAGAAACCTATGCATCTGAATATGAATAA
- a CDS encoding LysR family transcriptional regulator, giving the protein MLNPIWLQTFVTLVETGHFTQTAEKLFMTQPGVSQHVSKLEQACGHSLIKRDKKSFSVTEQGQLVYEYAVNLVLNEARMREALSYDDPFSGEISIACSGSLALLLYPKLLSLQSKHAKLVMRLKAAPNGQILEEVKQGQVTLGIVTDITHKHWFDVERIGEEELCLIVPHKADLSLNTHELIMQLGLISHPDAEHYVSLYFAQSGVPSLERLHVESIPEVGFVNQIGQILEPITQGIGFTVLPKSALKSFNRKDLLKIIASTQSVKETLFSVTKKNRVLPARYQLVKEVIDSAFPFGQDN; this is encoded by the coding sequence ATGCTAAACCCAATATGGCTTCAGACTTTTGTAACACTTGTCGAGACAGGGCATTTTACGCAAACTGCTGAGAAATTGTTTATGACCCAGCCAGGCGTTAGCCAACACGTCAGCAAATTAGAACAAGCGTGTGGCCATAGTTTAATTAAGCGAGATAAGAAGTCGTTTTCAGTAACAGAGCAAGGCCAGTTGGTGTATGAATATGCGGTCAACTTGGTACTTAACGAAGCACGTATGCGAGAGGCGCTTTCTTATGATGACCCATTTAGCGGCGAAATCTCGATTGCGTGTTCTGGTTCTCTTGCGCTATTGCTTTATCCAAAACTGCTATCACTCCAATCAAAACACGCTAAATTAGTCATGCGCCTAAAGGCTGCGCCAAATGGCCAGATTTTGGAAGAAGTAAAACAGGGTCAAGTTACTTTAGGTATCGTCACAGATATTACGCACAAACACTGGTTTGATGTAGAACGAATCGGTGAAGAAGAGCTCTGTTTGATTGTTCCCCATAAGGCGGATCTGTCCCTAAATACGCATGAATTAATTATGCAATTAGGGCTTATTTCACATCCAGATGCTGAACATTACGTGTCTTTGTATTTTGCACAAAGTGGGGTGCCCTCGCTTGAACGACTCCATGTTGAGTCCATACCTGAGGTGGGGTTCGTTAATCAAATCGGTCAAATTTTGGAACCTATTACGCAGGGGATTGGTTTTACGGTTTTACCAAAAAGTGCTTTGAAAAGTTTTAATCGTAAGGATCTACTTAAAATTATCGCTTCGACTCAATCTGTAAAAGAAACCCTATTCAGTGTAACAAAGAAAAATCGAGTTCTACCTGCTCGATACCAATTGGTAAAGGAGGTTATTGATAGTGCATTTCCATTCGGGCAGGACAATTAA
- a CDS encoding winged helix-turn-helix domain-containing protein, which yields MHAFQLGPFFVEPLKGSISNGDKSVTIEPKAMAVLCELKANQGEVMSQQALFSLVWPDRVFSPSSLQRVIAIIRKALNETSQNPTFLFTHPKLGYRLEVPDAPQKEVLPNLQDNSRKNSTTNLIIFGTILIVLLITFLFNGDYLFDNESSVNIKPITFGQQAEFNSKLSHNGDYVSYQSKSAPNSLFLSAVTSPSSVRQFEFDHSVVDYTWRTDSLLVLTQNAKSLFSLIQLPIDVQQPRKTIAEFSKWNKIYELTMGDNGFLWFIGQLKNENEHILVRHDLVSNSQQKLLELGSSIVNISITSSPHGLYFHYFNGSKYKFGLINLEHKVEYIDIHTPDIVDIHWHQQTESLLLSNQLTGELLALQGNKLELISAPGNEVLKDFSSYQNTLIATLTRKDMDIVYWQYDGITKPAHATLVTTKPISKKSVDTKFSDYQASYNNKQNIAFLSTRYGKPQVFIRNNHQTYLAFENHQNAAFIPPLIWSPLGEKLAFVVHNKIYIHNTKTRQTNSLDIKSDVERVMSWSLANSLIVRLTNTEYIEFDFITEQVNVIGFKNSDFIAKDPDGNWLGINTNELFWGDKRQPFEYKLRYAFYQDNFLIAHTQNDVNSKLEVFNSKLESIYSTNLDATCHHLTGINLSDLNNIAWLCTQLEADDSEVVFIENLHFKL from the coding sequence ATGCATGCTTTTCAACTTGGACCATTTTTCGTTGAACCATTAAAAGGCAGTATTTCTAATGGCGATAAATCAGTCACTATTGAACCCAAAGCAATGGCGGTATTGTGTGAACTAAAAGCTAATCAAGGTGAAGTGATGAGCCAACAAGCTTTATTCAGCCTTGTTTGGCCAGATAGAGTTTTCTCACCTAGTTCCTTACAACGGGTTATCGCAATTATTCGTAAAGCCCTAAATGAAACCAGCCAAAACCCGACTTTTTTATTTACTCATCCTAAGCTTGGTTATCGTTTAGAAGTGCCCGATGCACCACAAAAAGAAGTCTTGCCTAATTTGCAAGATAACAGTCGTAAAAATTCGACAACGAACTTGATAATCTTTGGGACAATTTTGATAGTGCTACTAATTACATTTTTGTTTAATGGTGACTATCTCTTTGATAACGAATCTTCCGTTAACATCAAACCAATCACTTTTGGGCAACAAGCAGAGTTTAACTCGAAGCTTTCACACAATGGCGACTATGTGAGCTATCAAAGTAAATCAGCACCAAACTCGTTGTTTTTGAGTGCAGTGACTAGCCCATCAAGTGTCCGCCAATTTGAGTTTGATCACTCAGTGGTTGATTACACATGGCGGACTGATTCTCTACTCGTACTTACACAAAACGCTAAGAGCTTATTTTCATTAATTCAGTTGCCAATAGATGTGCAGCAACCTCGAAAGACAATTGCCGAATTTTCAAAGTGGAATAAAATTTACGAACTCACTATGGGTGACAACGGCTTTTTATGGTTTATTGGGCAATTAAAAAATGAAAACGAGCACATACTAGTACGCCATGATTTAGTCTCTAACAGTCAGCAAAAACTCCTTGAGCTTGGCTCTTCGATAGTAAATATCTCAATAACCTCTTCGCCACATGGCCTTTATTTTCACTACTTTAATGGCTCAAAATATAAGTTTGGCTTAATAAATCTTGAGCATAAAGTCGAATATATTGACATTCACACACCAGATATTGTCGATATACACTGGCACCAACAAACAGAATCGTTATTGCTCAGTAATCAACTAACAGGTGAACTGCTTGCACTGCAAGGAAATAAATTAGAGCTAATTTCAGCTCCGGGAAATGAAGTATTAAAAGATTTCTCTAGCTATCAAAATACCCTCATTGCCACGCTAACAAGAAAAGATATGGATATTGTTTACTGGCAATACGATGGTATAACAAAACCTGCACATGCTACGCTAGTTACTACCAAGCCTATTAGTAAAAAGAGTGTAGATACAAAGTTTAGTGATTACCAAGCTAGCTACAATAACAAACAAAATATCGCTTTCTTGTCGACTCGATATGGCAAGCCACAAGTTTTTATTCGTAATAACCATCAAACATACCTTGCCTTTGAAAATCACCAAAACGCTGCCTTTATTCCTCCATTAATATGGTCTCCGCTTGGCGAAAAATTGGCTTTCGTGGTACATAACAAAATTTATATACACAACACTAAAACAAGGCAAACAAACTCGCTCGACATCAAATCTGACGTTGAGCGAGTCATGAGTTGGTCACTTGCTAATAGCTTAATCGTGAGGCTAACCAACACTGAGTATATTGAATTTGATTTTATCACTGAGCAGGTAAACGTGATTGGATTTAAAAATTCAGATTTTATCGCTAAAGATCCTGATGGAAATTGGCTAGGAATTAATACCAATGAGTTGTTTTGGGGAGACAAACGTCAGCCTTTTGAGTACAAATTAAGATATGCTTTTTATCAAGACAACTTCTTGATAGCACACACTCAAAACGATGTTAATAGCAAGCTAGAAGTTTTTAACTCTAAATTAGAGTCTATTTATTCAACAAATTTAGATGCTACTTGCCATCACCTAACAGGTATCAATTTAAGTGATTTGAACAATATAGCTTGGCTCTGTACTCAGTTAGAAGCTGATGACAGTGAGGTAGTGTTTATCGAAAACCTTCACTTTAAGCTCTAA